One Macadamia integrifolia cultivar HAES 741 unplaced genomic scaffold, SCU_Mint_v3 scaffold1907, whole genome shotgun sequence genomic window carries:
- the LOC122065166 gene encoding LIM domain-containing protein WLIM1-like, which translates to MMMAFGGTNQKCRACEETVYLVDKLTADSRIYHKSCFRCHHCRGTLKLSNFNSFEGVLYYRPHFDQLLKRTGGSLDKSFEGCRGWKCIPQELFQMHLWWMCYKPIQLHCSRGKTILLAPPYSAIQGERQLQSA; encoded by the exons ATGATGATGGCCTTTGGCGGAACAAACCAGAAATGCAGGGCCTGTGAGGAGACCGTGTATTTAGTGGATAAGCTCACCGCCGATAGCCGTATCTACCACAAGTCCTGCTTCCGATGCCACCATTGTAGAGGTACCCTCAAG CTGAGCAATTTCAATTCCTTTGAGGGAGTCCTGTACTACAGACCTCACTTTGACCAACTCCTCAAGAGAACCGGTGGTAGTCTGGATAAGAGCTTCGAAG GTTGCAGGGGATGGAAGTGCATACCACAAGAGTTGTTTCAAATGCACCTATGGTGGATGTGTTATAAGCCCATCCAATTACATTGCTCACGAGGGAAGACTATACTGCTAGCACCACCATATTCAGCTATACAAGGAGAAAGGCAATTACAGTCAGCTTGA
- the LOC122065163 gene encoding F-box protein At3g12350, whose translation MANSGDPDLRIYEETVTPLSSSSAQFTFADFPEDVQLCILSFLTSSEISSFTCTSKRFRFLCRSDGMLWFSMCHRRWGSKTHISKWGNGRIGFKLLYKTLYQWENLIGFWRGIRQASSIGVTTPPPRLVFFEWGPSFVTGYRVSPSKTGTYQVVKTPFLWMGLSPSGQPLIFLDQDCRFESLGDFVRVAQSGLPDADLIPVHVSFMGKSHFVLEENLGFVSEGSLLRKMGYRRSSTANISGTLCTSLCGGLGGDDPSGIGDDVNVIGLESTSPSHSPISGSPPDMMSEIYQFYANRTIPGSGDRSSRRQRKKGKERLGRRKWETEHFVKINCTPTQSRPLQGLWKGFCDDLSLEFYLVAYDDIGGITCRKIGDASEPSSGCSLVFWTSDTAFIDSPFSTEEEELYEGRVHIRPPDADADADADAANHIHGCLLENDVVSCILNINLSYDLVIPDLTGSSANPRHVEGRVWRYTDGTFGFGFLRNNVIIDLKHIALDDCLLDTTECYWN comes from the exons ATGGCAAATTCCGGCGATCCAGATCTCAGAATCTATGAAGAAACTGTcactcctctttcttcttcgtcAGCCCAATTTACTTTTGCAGATTTTCCTGAAGATGTTCAGCTCTGCATCCTCTCCTTTTTGACATCCTCAGAGATTTCCTCTTTTACCTGCACTTCGAAGCGTTTCCGATTTCTCTGCCGAAGTGACGGCATGCTCTGGTTTTCCATGTGCCACAGGAGATGGGGCTCCAAGACCCACATCTCGAAATGGGGAAACGGTAGAATCGGATTTAAGCTGCTTTACAAGACCCTCTACCAGTGGGAGAACTTGATCGGTTTCTGGCGTGGGATTCGACAGGCAAGCAGCATCGGCGTCACCACCCCTCCTCCTCGGCTTGTTTTCTTCGAATGGGGCCCCTCCTTCGTAACCGGTTACAGGGTTTCGCCTTCCAAAACCGGTACTTACCAGGTCGTTAAGACACCCTTTCTGTGGATGGGGCTGTCGCCGAGTGGCCAGCCCTTAATTTTTCTGGACCAGGATTGCCGCTTTGAGTCGTTGGGGGATTTCGTTAGGGTAGCCCAATCGGGGTTGCCCGATGCGGATTTGATTCCTGTGCACGTCAGCTTCATGGGTAAGAGCCATTTTGTTTTGGAGGAAAACCTAGGCTTTGTTTCCGAAGGATCATTACTAAGGAAGATGGGTTACCGGCGGAGTTCCACCGCTAATATTAGTGGTACCTTGTGCACTAGTTTGTGTGGAGGTCTGGGAGGAGATGACCCAAGTGGAATTGGGGATGATGTCAACGTGATTGGTTtggagagtacatctccatcgcACTCTCCTATAAGTGGGAGCCCCCCGGACATGATGTCGGAGATTTATCAGTTCTATGCCAACCGTACGATCCCCGGTAGTGGGGATAGATCCTCTAGGAgacagaggaagaagggaaaggaaagacTGGGAAGGCGGAAATGGGAAACTGAGCATTTCGTAAAGATAAACTGCACCCCCACACAGTCGCGTCCTTTGCAGGGCCTCTGGAAG GGTTTTTGTGATGACTTGAGCTTGGAATTTTACCTCGTGGCTTATGATGACATTGGGGGAATTACTTGCCGTAAAATTGGGGATGCATCTGAACCTTCTTCTGGCTGTTCTCTAGTTTTCTGGACATCAGACACTGCTTTTATTGACTCCCCATTCTccactgaagaagaagagttatACGAAGGCCGTGTACATATCAGGCCTCctgatgcagatgcagatgcagatgcagatgcagcTAATCACATCCATGGGTGCCTCTTGGAAAACGATGTGGTTTCATGCATACTCAACATTAACTTAAGTTATGATCTGGTGATTCCAGATTTAACTGGATCTTCTGCAAACCCTCGGCATGTCGAGGGAAGGGTTTGGCGATACACAGATGGGacttttgggtttggatttctTCGCAACAATGTCATTATTGATTTGAAGCATATTGCTTTAGATGATTGCCTTCTTGATACAACAGAATGTTATTGGAATTGA